A segment of the Halovivax limisalsi genome:
GCCCCCGGCATCGATCGGTGGCGAGCGGCCCCGGGCCTGCTTCGTGATCGGGTTTCGCGGTGCAGGCCTAACATAGCCAGTGCTATAGCTCGGAGAAAGATCGATAAACAGAGTCCCCCAGAGGATTATTTTCCAAATGGTCGTATCGTATACTATGGAGAGCGGGAAGGACGAGGCGGTCGATAACTGGCCGTGGGGCCAGTACGAACGCCTGACAGGGATAGAAATTGCGTACGAAGACGACCATCTCGAAACGGAGCACATACCGCTAACGCGCGACTATGAATCAAGGGGCCCGGAGGCGATCAGTTACCGCCCAAGTACCGGTCACTGGTACGTCGAACGGCGACAGGAGACCGCAAGCGGAGACGAAATCTGCCCGACGCTGGTCCCCCGTGAACGGGTCTACGTCGTCATCGGCTATCTCCGATACAGTACGCTGGAGGCCCAACGAGAATTCGGCGACTCGGAGTTCGAGCGAGTACGGTACGACGATGGGATCGAATTCAGGGAGCTACCGAACGAGAACGAGGAACTACTCACCCCGATAACGTTTCATCCGTCGACCGAACATTGGCAGTGCGTCGTGCGCGATCTGAAAAATCTCGAGAATCGCCAACCGATCGTCACGCACAGGATACTTCCGAGAGAATCGGTGGTCTGGGTAACGTGATACCGTTCGACGGCGCTTCGTCGTGACGGAGACGGCTGCATCCGGGTTGGCGTCGTACACTCATCTCCGAGGGACTGCAGTTCTATCCGGATTCGTGAAACCACGATCGACCGAATACCAGCTCCGTGTTCGGGAGGCGACCGGTCCCGTCCAACTCCACCTGCAGCCGTCCAAATTCGCTTGATGGAACCACTTTATCCCTCGTCGGTGAAGTCGGACCTATGGGACAACGTAACATATCAATCAGACCGGCGACGACGGCCGATCGAGAGGCGATCCGCGAGGTCGCCAGGGACACCTGGCACGACACCTACGACGAACTCGATCCTGAGACGATCGCCGAGACGGTCGCGGATTGGTACGACGACGAATCCTTCGCCGAGGCGCTCGAAACGCCTGGGACTGCGGTTCTCGTCGCCGAATCCGAGGGAGAGGTCGTCGGGTTCGCCCACGGCGTCGTGAGCGAGGACGAGGGCGATATCCTCCGGATGTACGTCCATCCGGACCACCAGCGAGAAGGCATCGGGACGGCGCTGCACGAGCGGCTCCGGACGGCGCTGGAGGACTTCCACATGAATCGCATGCGCGCGATCGACCTCGCGACGAACGAGGGCGGTCGGCGGTTCTACGAGCAGCTCGGGTACGAACAGAGCGGCGAGGGCGAGGTCGAAATTGGCGGCGAAACCCGGAGAGAGGTCGTCTACACGCTGGAGCTGTAACTCGTTCGCCGGGCCGTCGCATCCGATTCGACGCGTACGGAACGTCCACGGATGGTCCGGCGGTTGGCGTCGTCGACGCGACCGATCTCGACGCGGTCGAGGCGGCCGTCGACGACCGGACGAAACTGGTCTGGCTCGAGACGCCGACGAGCCCGCTGATCCGGCTCTGCGACGTCTCGGCGATCGCCGACCCGCCCGCGAGCACGGCGCGCTGGTCGGCGTCGACAACGCCATCCTCAGTCCGTACTTCCAGCGACCGCTCGATCTCGGCGCGGACCTCGTCGCCCACAGCACGACGACGTACCTGAACG
Coding sequences within it:
- a CDS encoding GNAT family N-acetyltransferase, with the protein product MSIRPATTADREAIREVARDTWHDTYDELDPETIAETVADWYDDESFAEALETPGTAVLVAESEGEVVGFAHGVVSEDEGDILRMYVHPDHQREGIGTALHERLRTALEDFHMNRMRAIDLATNEGGRRFYEQLGYEQSGEGEVEIGGETRREVVYTLEL